The following proteins come from a genomic window of Pseudochaenichthys georgianus chromosome 17, fPseGeo1.2, whole genome shotgun sequence:
- the sntg1 gene encoding gamma-1-syntrophin yields the protein MDFKTSNEEKKNGIYLMQEGNEEPFNIRLHLAKDILTIQEQDVICVSGEPFYSSERTVTIRRQTIGGFGLSIKGGAEHKIPVVISKISKEQKAELSGLLFIGDGILQINGINVRSYRHEEVVQVLRNAGEEVTLTVSFLKKTPAFLKLSLCEDCTCIPSDQSSGTSSPLCDSGLHLNYHPNNTDTLSCSSWPTSPGLRWEKRWVDLRLIPLLHSHLSQYNPGSDVCRKNAFQVVAVDGVCSGVVQFQTAEDCLDWLQAIASNISNLTKHNVKKINRNFPVNQQTIYMGWVEEKEQDSVQDRMYSPKFLALRGSSLFKFSAPPVTTWDWTRAEKSFTVYEIISKILKDNELLDKRKHCFSVQTETGEDLFFSVELECELLTWEKAFQMATFLEVERIQCKTYACIMDSHLMGLTVDFGMGFVCFDAASKAGLWRYKFSQLKGSSDDGKSKIKFLFQNQDSKSIEAKELEFSNLFAVLHCIHAFFAAKVACLDPMFVESQGDATTTGFPSLSSISCNSQTPKLKYAT from the exons ATGGATTTCAAGACTTCAAATGAAGAG AAAAAGAATGGGATTTATTTGATGCAAGAAGGTAATGAGGAGCCGTTTAATATAAGACTACACTTGGCCAAAGATATTCTGACCATTCAAGAACAAGATGTCATCTGTGTGTCGGGAGAGCCTTTTTATTCAAGT GAGAGGACTGTAACGATCAGGAGGCAGACAATTGGAGGGTTTGGCCTGAGCATCAAG GGTGGAGCAGAGCATAAAATCCCTGTTGTGATTTCAAAAATATCAAAAGAACAAAAAG CTGAACTCTCGGGGCTGCTTTTCATCGGTGACGGCATCCTTCAG ATAAATGGAATAAACGTTAGAAGTTATCGCCACGAGGAAGTG GTCCAGGTTTTGAGAAATGCTGGGGAAGAAGTGACTCTAACCGTGTCTTTTCTTAAGAAGACTCCTGCCTTTCTCAAACTATCCCTGTGTGAGGATTGCACAT GCATCCCCAGCGACCAGAGTAGTGGGACTTCCTCTCCTCTGTGCGATAGCGGCCTGCACTTAAACTATCATCCTAATAACACG GACACGCTGTCCTGCTCGTCCTGGCCCACGTCCCCCGGACTCCGCTGGGAGAAGAGATGGGTGGACCTGCGCCTCATCCCCCTGCTGCACTCACACCTGTCTCAGTACAACCCGGGCTCTGACGTCTGCAG GAAAAATGCTTTCCAGGTCGTAGCTGTGGATGGAGTTTGCAGTGGTGTTGTTCAGTTCCAAACTGCCGAAGACTGCTTGGACTGGCTTCAGGCAATAGCAAGCAACATTTCCAATCTCACCAAGCACAAT GTGAAGAAGATTAACCGGAATTTTCCAGTTAACCAGCAG ACTATCTACATGGGCTGGGTTGAGGAGAAGGAGCAGGACTCCGTTCAGGACCGAATGTATTCGCCCAAGTTCCTCGCTCTCAGAGGTTCCTCACTCTTCAAGTTTTCAGCCCCTCCT GTGACTACATGGGACTGGACCAGAGCCGAGAAAAGCTTCACTGTGTATGAGATCATTTCAAAGATTTTAAAG GATAACGAACTTCTGGACAAGAGGAAGCACTGCTTCAGCGTCCAGACGGAGACCGGAGAGGACTTGTTCTTCAGCGTGGAACTGGAGTGCGAGCTGCTGACCTGGGAAAAGGCTTTTCAGATGGCCACTTTCCTGGAGGTGGAGAGGATACAG TGTAAGACGTATGCCTGTATCATGGATAGCCACCTTATGGGACTCACAGTTGACTTCGGCATGGGCTTTGTGTGCTTTGATGCGGCTTCAAAG GCAGGTCTGTGGAGATACAAGTTCTCCCAACTAAAAGGATCATCTGACGATGGAAAAAGCAAGATCAAGTTTTTATTCCAAAATCAAGACTCCAAATCTATTGAAGCAAAG GAGCTGGAGTTTTCAAACCTCTTCGCCGTGCTTCATTGTATTCACGCTTTTTTTGCTGCCAAAGTCGCCTGCCTGGACCCGATGTTTGTGGAGAGCCAAGGCGATGCGACTACCACTGGGTTTCCTTCTCTGTCCAGTATCTCCTGTAATTCACAGACCCCTAAACTCAAATACGCCACCTGA